The genome window ACTTGGTTTCAGGCTCATCCCCTGCCCGGGTCTGGACAAGCCAGTAATAGGCTTCAGTATTTTTGCACTGGCTGCACTCAGCCTTGGTGATGGGAAGGGTATGCTCCTGATCTGCGGTTATAACTCCCACACTTGGCCTTCCTGACTGGACTCTCTCTTTTATCTTCGCTTCCTGCTTTTTATCTTTTGACTTATAGCCGCAGCTACAGTAGAGGATCTTCTTTGACCCTTCAAGCTTTGGCCGCAGCAGCGAGCCGCATTTTGGGCAAAACATGTTAGTGGAAGAGGCTGATGAGATCAACAAAAATAATCTTGATCCAGCCAATAAAAGGTATCCTGAAAAAGGCGGTTCCGAGGATCTGATCCTCGCTTATGCCGGTCTCATCAATGATCCTGAGCGCCTGTGGATTTCCCTTGGGAACCCTTGTTCCGTCAGCCAGCCGGTACTCAATAATTGAGTCCGGGTTATTGTCCCCCTTTGTTTGAAAAGACTCTCCTGTGCCAACGACCCGATGGATGATGGGATCTGGACGCAGGGTTTTGAACACGATTATATCCCCCCTTTTTATATTTTGTGCTTCTTTCCCCCAGAGGATGATAATGTCTCCCTTATTGAAGCCCGAAGAGAGCGTATAGCCCCTGAATTCATCCTTTGAGATGCCTTTGGCCTCATACCACTGCCCCTGCTGCTCCCACCAGGCGTTGAAATTGCCGGTATGCTCCATGCTTTTCGAGACGACAGCAACCACAGGAAAAGGGGTTCCCAAGAGCAAGCCTAGCCCAGGGTAGACAACAAATTTTATCAGCACAAACGCAAG of Candidatus Nanoarchaeia archaeon contains these proteins:
- a CDS encoding signal peptidase I, yielding MDIRKAAKQLWHFLWVEDSVWSWIANAVLAFVLIKFVVYPGLGLLLGTPFPVVAVVSKSMEHTGNFNAWWEQQGQWYEAKGISKDEFRGYTLSSGFNKGDIIILWGKEAQNIKRGDIIVFKTLRPDPIIHRVVGTGESFQTKGDNNPDSIIEYRLADGTRVPKGNPQALRIIDETGISEDQILGTAFFRIPFIGWIKIIFVDLISLFH
- a CDS encoding transcription factor S, which codes for MFCPKCGSLLRPKLEGSKKILYCSCGYKSKDKKQEAKIKERVQSGRPSVGVITADQEHTLPITKAECSQCKNTEAYYWLVQTRAGDEPETKFLRCTKCKHTWRDYD